The segment caaataaaaacaaatctactttatttttaatcattcttaattctaaaattaaatttatatttaaaaacaaataaaaataattttaaaaaatatttattttttattttcaaaaatagagaatcattttatgttttatgatttgtaaaatattctcttattttttgttttaaaaaataaaaaattattttaaaaataattatcaaacatgttataagagtttgaattttaataaaataatatttattaaaacactaTAATgagaacatatttttttaaaaaaaattgatttttcttcctttattcCCATTTATTCATGGACCAAACTACGTgaaatttgattataaaataaattaaaactgaTAGACTTTAAATCGTAGTAttcgatttagttttaaaatatatatatataaaataaaatataaaattgatagaaaaatattaaagaaaagcaAAATATCACACAAGCAACACGTGATATGGAAAAAGGCTCTATTGATCTGACGGACTGGGCGTTTGGCAGCAAGTGGAGGGGCCGGGGGAACCGACAAATTGGGTGCAAAGTAAGAGCCAGATGCATTGTTCGGGAGCGTACACGTCAGAGCTTGGcttatccaaaaataaataaataaataaagcaaaattatttattttaaaaatacgtaagtttttaattaattttatttttctttcaaaatttcgaaaaccaaatataacctttaaaattgaatttttgaaaatatgagggaaaaaaagaataaaaatttccCGAAAGACTATTCTTTATCCTGTGCCGACGGCTGATTCATTATCTAAAGCAAAATTGtatgatttgattcaatatgATATGGATAGTGTTTTTAATTCGATTCCGATGAGAGTAGAATTAGATCAGATATTATCGTTAGAAAGGAACCAGTGGATTcgaaaaatgataaaaggaaGATTTAATTGAATCTAAGCTTCTCTTTTCGCATCTGATTTACTGTGAACAAAAAATACAGAAGATTCTGATTCTGATTCCGATTGGTATATACACAACTCCAGATCATCGATCTCGTTTTTTGAAGGTCAGATCGGATAATCGGCTCAGATGACAGATTGTTTACAGATGAACGGATGCGATAGAAGCTGAGCCGCCGTCCACCTCTTTGTTGAATCCTTCTGTAGACAACACTCGATGAAGTTCCGGAACTCCTCCGATACGCCCTCTGGCAGCGCCGGCTCCTCGCCGAAGCATATGGCGCACATGAGTGTTGCCCAGTCCGGCTTCTGTCCGGCCGGCAGTAAGGGAAAGTGACCGACGTAGAGTTCTAATAGGGTGAGACCTAAGCTCCAGATATCGCCGGAGTAGCCGTCGTAATTGGAGCCGTGGGAGTCGGGGTCGAACCGCTCCGGGCTCATGTAGGCGCAGGTGCCCACGTAGGAGTTGCAAGAGTCGAGCATGCGGCGCATGATCTTGCTCACTCCGAAATCGGCGATCTTCACCTCCATGTTCCCGTTCACCAAAAGATTTGCGGGTTTGATGTCTCTGTGGATGATCTTGTGGCTATGGAGGTAACTGAGGCCGTTCAGCACCTGACCGGCGACGCCAGCGAGATCCACTTCCGAGAAAGTGCCTTTGGTTTCCAGGAGGGTTTTTAGGGTGCCGGCGTCCATGTACTCCATTAAAATCGCGATGTCGCCGGAGGGCTTCTGGAAGATGCCGTGACACTGGACCACAAACGGCGAGTCCGTAAATCGGAGGATCTCCATCTCCCGCAACACCTGACGGCGGACGGTGGGGTCGCAGTCGCCGTGGACCACCTTGAGCGCGTAGTTCGCTGCAGTGCGCTTGTGCTGGACCTTGTAGACGGTGCCGCCGTTCCCGTGGCCGATCACTTCGATCTTCTCAAGGTCGGCGGCGGTAGTGGCGCCGGAGGAGAACGGGAGATTGGTGGGAGGAAGGGGAAGTGGGAATCGGGGACGGCGCTCGGAGATTTCAGGCAAGGGGAGGCGGAGGTTGAGCTGCCGGCGGTCTCGGACTACTGCCATGTGCTAACTTGCGCCGATGGATGAGGCTATAGTTGATaacgtttttctttttcctttcctcttgAGACTTGGGGTTATATAAGTGGGATGAAGAAAGCACGTGCGTGGAGGCCGCCGTGGGGCATCGAAACCACGTCGAAAGGCAGGTACTCCAGTGGGCCCCACTATTTTTCATTGTTCAGCTATTTCAAATGACTAAATGGCGTCTCTTTATTGGTGGAGTTGGTTTATGTTTAATGTTCTTAACCCCACGTGATGGAATGGGCAACCACCAGTCCCCATGGCAACTGGAGTCGTCGTTTCTCTTAGCTTTATCATAGTTGGCGTGACGGCCGGGGCTATTAATATCACTAACTCCAACTTGagttatattaataaattattttccaaaattacaAGCACATGTTAAAACTCTTACctaataatttgattaatttaatttttaatattaaaatataattttgtttcattaaaaatttgaattcattaaattaaaaaataaaatcaattagttcaattcaatttaatttcggGAGTCATCATGGATGACGTCATGCAGAATGGCTCCAAATCTAGCATTATTCCATGGGTTTCATGAATTCCCGGTGGAAATTATTTCCAACACGTTATGATTTTCTTGTCATGTTTTTCTACCAATAGAAATATTTTCCTCCTTTTatgtttgaggaaaaaaatatgaatcttTTAAGTCGCAAAATTATTCTAAGTCAGCATTATGGATTTAGAGCACATAAATTTTAGtatatataaatcaattcaTAAACAAAGGgtgtaataaaatataataaattgagTTAAAAGAGAAGTTGGCTTCTAATGATGAGACACGTGGATACACAGAGTCGTTCTAAAACCACTAGTGTCTTCCTATGTGCGCAGCAACTTATCCTCTATGGTGGGTTTATAGGGAGACCTATTAATTGATCGTCAACGAAATATTAAAgaattatatagaataaaaataattaagacaaAACGTAGGGTTAAACATGTTTGTTTGATTCGAGAAGAACATAGTTTTCTGTCTTCGGTATTTTGTttcatatatttcaaaatttaatattactCACTTGTGAGAAAGATAATCCAACGTGACTTTAAATGTGTTTACTTGATTTTAAAAGATTATACTTATATAACGTGAGTTATTATTGTATAATACTATAAACTTTTTTCATTATCTGATATATGATATTAGAATAATTCTTACGTAGATATAATTATCCTAATTGTGTCATACGGGATTATGATAATATAGACATTATCTGCGCTAGGCTGAAAGAAACCCTCATTACTTTAAAACgtatctataaaattaaaaaaaaacctatacaTATATGGCATTATGAACTTTCTCCCtatctaattaaaaataacactTTAGAAGTTACGTTTAAtttcaaaagttgtttttaatgtttaagtAACTATCCAAATCCTCGTTCATCATTATGTTATAAAAGCTTGTTTGAAGGTAATTTTAAAAGGGACGAAACTATTTTGTAAtgcttgaaaatgattttttttttataatgaaaattaagtacttgacaaacattaaaaaatccttttaaaaattaaaaaatcaatttagatggtttttcaaatatgtatttttatttattgtgtaactcattatcaaaaaaatattatagtaacacttttttttatttacatttaaataCCATGTGATTATCTttaaagacatttttaataaaaacacaatatgTAAAAGTATATTAATCGATAAAatggtttctaaatgaaatgtAAATAAGAAGTAATAAACTAAGGGAGTGTTTGGTAAATCGGAATAAGAaatggaaatgaatattttgtttccattcctattTCTCAGTGgatataaatgaatttgatgattatatttctattattttgatgaacttaggaatgcaagattggattgattatttgttttcattccaatgtttgataataatatgaatgaaaatgaaaaagaaataaatttacaataatatatttccatatagtttaatatatatatatatttatttaaaaataatatttttgagagtttttttgttattaaataataagactaatatatatatatatatatatatatatatactcaataaataacaaattaaccataaaaatcatataaccctAATGTACAAGtatttaatcatcatttttattaaaaatttgaataatttgtcatgcttaagtagttataatattatattttacaaaaaaagagaaaaaaatatttattataatatttaaattctcaaagctaataaatgtttttcctatttccaaaggaggaaataaaagaattcaaatttcatttaaaaccctataaattagaaattgaattttttttttctaaatgacATGAAAGGTTTTATTGATTCAGTTTGGAAGAATCACTTCTTGCatagaagtggatgatgaatgagTCTCAaactttgcaaagaagataagcATCGGACttgaaaaatgagataaaatggtaaaatggtaaatttaggttattttatattgtaaaatgagtttaatgaatcagaataccacatACTTTTAATGAATTC is part of the Vitis riparia cultivar Riparia Gloire de Montpellier isolate 1030 chromosome 17, EGFV_Vit.rip_1.0, whole genome shotgun sequence genome and harbors:
- the LOC117934387 gene encoding mitogen-activated protein kinase kinase 9, with the translated sequence MAVVRDRRQLNLRLPLPEISERRPRFPLPLPPTNLPFSSGATTAADLEKIEVIGHGNGGTVYKVQHKRTAANYALKVVHGDCDPTVRRQVLREMEILRFTDSPFVVQCHGIFQKPSGDIAILMEYMDAGTLKTLLETKGTFSEVDLAGVAGQVLNGLSYLHSHKIIHRDIKPANLLVNGNMEVKIADFGVSKIMRRMLDSCNSYVGTCAYMSPERFDPDSHGSNYDGYSGDIWSLGLTLLELYVGHFPLLPAGQKPDWATLMCAICFGEEPALPEGVSEEFRNFIECCLQKDSTKRWTAAQLLSHPFICKQSVI